In one Brevibacillus choshinensis genomic region, the following are encoded:
- a CDS encoding DHA2 family efflux MFS transporter permease subunit has protein sequence MANDNNNHMEKKEVRKGTILAVIIAGAIAALLNQTLLNVALPKLMDQFHINTSTAQWVITIYMLVNGVLIPTTAFLMEKFTTRQLFITAMSLFSLGTLVCGFAPTFFVMLIGRVIQAAGAGIVMPLMTNVIFNMFPVEKRGSAMGVVGIAMVFAPAIGPTLSGWIVEHYTWRLLFFIVLPIALIVLIISTFVLRNVTETGNPKLDVWGVIFSTVGFGGLLYGFSTAGGKGWGSLEVILMLLIGCISLVTFVLRQLNIEHAMLEFRIFKIPAYSLAILISLMVNMTLYSGMILLPVYVQNILHFTPVQSGLLMLPGSILMGIMSPITGRLFDKFGARWLAITGLVITIVTTFGFTKLSLYTSYSYLMTLYTVRMLGLSMLMMPVMTSGLNALPLRLNPHGTAMSNTINAIGGALGTSLFVTIMTTKSAAHTADIIRGNQINPADQAQVGLATMQGMAMGTNDAFLIATLFAIVALLLALFLRNPRPREDEVREKKGAAQPS, from the coding sequence ATGGCTAACGATAATAATAACCATATGGAGAAAAAGGAAGTGCGCAAAGGGACGATACTCGCTGTGATTATCGCGGGGGCAATCGCGGCTTTGTTAAATCAGACGCTATTGAATGTGGCATTGCCCAAACTGATGGATCAGTTTCATATAAACACTTCTACGGCACAATGGGTCATCACGATCTACATGCTAGTCAATGGAGTGCTGATTCCGACGACAGCTTTCTTGATGGAAAAATTTACAACGAGACAGTTATTCATCACTGCCATGAGCCTTTTTTCTTTAGGCACACTCGTATGTGGATTCGCACCTACCTTTTTCGTCATGCTGATTGGTCGGGTCATACAGGCGGCTGGAGCTGGGATCGTCATGCCTCTCATGACCAACGTGATTTTCAACATGTTCCCGGTAGAGAAAAGAGGTTCAGCGATGGGAGTTGTGGGAATTGCGATGGTGTTCGCACCAGCGATTGGCCCCACCTTATCAGGCTGGATTGTGGAGCATTACACGTGGCGTCTTTTGTTTTTCATTGTGTTACCGATTGCGCTCATTGTCCTCATCATTTCTACCTTTGTCTTGAGGAATGTCACGGAAACAGGGAACCCCAAGCTAGATGTGTGGGGGGTCATTTTTTCAACCGTTGGCTTTGGGGGACTGCTGTATGGATTTAGTACGGCAGGTGGTAAAGGCTGGGGGAGCTTGGAAGTCATCTTGATGCTGTTGATCGGCTGTATCAGCTTGGTGACGTTCGTTTTGCGACAGTTGAATATTGAGCACGCCATGCTGGAATTTCGCATCTTCAAAATCCCTGCGTATTCACTGGCGATTCTCATCAGCCTGATGGTCAACATGACGCTCTACTCAGGGATGATTTTGCTGCCTGTCTACGTTCAAAATATCCTTCACTTTACCCCCGTGCAATCTGGACTGTTGATGCTGCCAGGTAGTATCCTCATGGGAATCATGTCGCCTATTACGGGGAGGCTATTTGACAAGTTTGGCGCACGTTGGCTGGCGATCACAGGCTTGGTGATCACGATTGTCACGACGTTTGGCTTTACAAAATTAAGCTTGTATACGAGCTACAGCTATTTAATGACACTCTATACCGTCCGGATGCTGGGGTTGTCTATGTTAATGATGCCGGTGATGACATCGGGCCTGAATGCCCTCCCGTTACGATTGAATCCTCATGGAACGGCGATGTCCAACACGATCAATGCCATCGGTGGTGCATTGGGAACGTCGTTGTTCGTGACGATCATGACGACCAAGAGCGCCGCCCATACCGCAGATATCATCCGCGGGAATCAGATCAATCCGGCAGACCAGGCACAGGTTGGATTGGCTACGATGCAAGGGATGGCGATGGGGACGAACGACGCTTTTCTGATCGCAACCCTATTTGCGATCGTCGCCTTATTGCTCGCTTTGTTCTTGCGTAACCCACGTCCGCGCGAAGACGAGGTGCGTGAGAAAAAAGGGGCAGCACAGCCGTCGTAG
- a CDS encoding alpha/beta hydrolase, translating into MKQQAFSIPVESDLTLRGDIHTDEAAGKNQPLLLFCHGFKGFKDWGSFPYVADSLAKRGITTIRFNFTCNGVGESLTEFDELEKFGRNTYAREVADLTVLTEWILSGKLPLPDYVNTDRLFVLGHSKGGGDAILFGAGNPHVAGIISWNGIANVNLFDEKLRHQIEENGVGYIPNARTGQDMPITRAVIDDVDQNREAYDLVDKVAKMEQSLCIIQGREDFARLVKGSERLQQAAKNGELHWIEGGDHTFQARHPFQGSTVQLEEAIEQTAAFILPMRA; encoded by the coding sequence GTGAAGCAGCAAGCATTTTCGATCCCGGTAGAGAGTGATCTGACTCTGCGAGGAGATATCCATACAGACGAAGCGGCAGGAAAGAACCAACCGTTGCTGCTCTTCTGTCATGGATTTAAAGGCTTTAAGGACTGGGGCAGTTTCCCCTATGTCGCCGATTCGTTGGCCAAACGGGGAATTACGACGATCCGCTTTAATTTTACCTGCAACGGTGTTGGGGAGAGCCTGACAGAGTTTGATGAACTGGAAAAGTTCGGACGCAATACCTACGCCCGCGAAGTCGCTGATTTGACTGTATTGACGGAGTGGATCTTATCTGGGAAATTGCCGCTTCCTGACTATGTGAATACAGACAGGCTGTTCGTACTGGGGCATAGCAAAGGTGGAGGCGATGCGATCTTGTTCGGTGCAGGAAACCCCCACGTAGCAGGGATTATCAGCTGGAACGGAATCGCGAACGTCAACCTGTTCGATGAAAAGCTGCGCCATCAAATTGAAGAAAATGGCGTCGGTTACATACCGAATGCGCGTACGGGTCAAGATATGCCCATTACTCGTGCTGTCATAGATGATGTCGACCAAAATAGAGAAGCGTACGATTTGGTGGACAAGGTCGCCAAGATGGAGCAATCGCTTTGTATTATTCAGGGGCGAGAGGATTTTGCACGACTGGTAAAAGGCTCTGAGCGTCTTCAGCAGGCTGCGAAAAACGGTGAGCTTCACTGGATTGAAGGCGGCGACCATACCTTCCAGGCGCGCCATCCATTCCAAGGGAGTACAGTGCAGCTGGAGGAAGCAATCGAGCAGACTGCTGCGTTTATTCTGCCTATGCGCGCATAG
- a CDS encoding YheC/YheD family endospore coat-associated protein has protein sequence MRKRIGILTYRGEAGFTEPGFLRQLVKEGQRLGAEVFLFGPQDVRYSERRIRGYVPAESGWKSDWYGWPDIVIDRYRYYPTPKHSLYLPFRKQNWFHYANSRFTNKFRVHQVLSQDPSLVRWLPQTLPYTRDNLTLLLKQHRILYLKPTNGTGGRSILRVERLKGGYRLHGRTKQQAKSSEKLYSTTALCKRLEHWMEHEKNGNEQFFLQQGLALDLIPERIVDARLLAQKDGSGQWRLTGMGLRIGPPRSSTSNLHGGGKALPAAVFLAERFGEQEASRIILECKELALKTVACIEEHFGQMIEFGFDLGIDVAGRVWIIEMNPKPGRDIFRQLGQKKRYQQAVRRPLEYALYLLENEDVKRERNKDDIWVIEA, from the coding sequence GTGAGGAAACGGATTGGCATTCTGACCTACCGTGGTGAAGCTGGATTTACCGAACCAGGATTTCTGCGTCAACTAGTAAAGGAAGGACAAAGACTGGGCGCGGAAGTATTCCTGTTTGGACCGCAGGATGTCCGTTATTCGGAAAGGAGAATTAGAGGCTATGTTCCCGCGGAGTCAGGCTGGAAGAGTGACTGGTATGGCTGGCCCGACATCGTGATTGACCGCTATCGTTATTACCCCACCCCCAAGCACAGCCTTTACCTGCCATTTCGCAAGCAAAACTGGTTTCACTACGCAAATAGTCGCTTTACCAATAAATTTCGGGTGCATCAGGTGCTATCGCAGGACCCGTCGCTGGTGCGCTGGTTGCCACAAACGCTGCCTTACACCAGAGACAATCTGACCTTACTACTAAAACAGCATCGTATCTTGTATCTCAAACCAACGAATGGAACTGGAGGAAGAAGTATCTTACGGGTTGAGAGGTTAAAGGGTGGCTATCGGTTGCACGGACGAACCAAGCAGCAGGCGAAAAGTAGTGAAAAGCTATACAGTACAACGGCTCTGTGCAAGCGACTGGAGCACTGGATGGAGCACGAAAAAAACGGAAATGAGCAATTCTTTTTGCAGCAGGGCCTAGCGCTCGATTTGATCCCTGAGCGAATCGTGGATGCGCGATTGCTCGCCCAAAAGGACGGAAGTGGACAATGGAGACTGACGGGGATGGGCTTGCGGATAGGCCCGCCGCGCTCTTCGACGTCCAATCTTCACGGGGGCGGAAAGGCTTTGCCTGCTGCCGTGTTTTTAGCAGAGCGATTCGGAGAACAGGAAGCCTCGCGGATCATCCTCGAATGCAAGGAGCTCGCCCTCAAGACAGTGGCGTGCATCGAAGAGCATTTTGGGCAGATGATAGAATTCGGCTTTGATCTAGGCATTGATGTGGCTGGGAGAGTATGGATCATCGAAATGAATCCCAAGCCAGGGCGGGATATTTTCCGGCAGCTGGGGCAGAAAAAACGATATCAGCAGGCCGTACGCAGACCTCTGGAATACGCTTTGTATCTGCTAGAGAATGAAGACGTGAAGAGAGAGAGAAACAAAGACGACATCTGGGTAATAGAGGCATGA
- a CDS encoding helix-turn-helix domain-containing protein: MEAIRLYMEEGWSNRKIMEHLGIPDRGRVTTWTKKFKQLGEFGLLDQRGRRDEYMDQNRYVQKLERENSMLKKCLQIWMREVSKRSTMPS; the protein is encoded by the coding sequence ATGGAAGCAATTCGCTTGTACATGGAGGAAGGATGGTCTAATCGAAAGATAATGGAACATCTAGGGATCCCAGACAGAGGCCGAGTCACTACATGGACAAAGAAGTTCAAGCAGTTGGGTGAATTCGGCTTATTGGATCAGAGAGGTCGACGTGACGAATACATGGATCAAAATCGATATGTCCAAAAATTAGAGAGGGAGAATTCGATGCTAAAAAAGTGTTTACAAATTTGGATGCGGGAGGTGTCCAAGAGAAGTACAATGCCATCGTGA
- a CDS encoding DUF1128 domain-containing protein has protein sequence MADLNQPSVENLAVLIEGIKSKLNMANTTVMRPEDFDLAHYEDLLYLYNMVQKKTAFGINEMTAIVEELGAMRKQG, from the coding sequence ATGGCTGATCTGAATCAACCATCTGTAGAGAATCTGGCTGTTCTGATCGAGGGCATCAAGTCCAAGCTGAACATGGCCAACACCACTGTTATGCGCCCGGAAGATTTTGACCTGGCACATTACGAAGACCTGCTGTACTTGTACAACATGGTGCAAAAGAAGACAGCGTTTGGTATCAATGAAATGACAGCAATCGTCGAAGAGCTAGGCGCGATGCGCAAGCAAGGGTAA
- the cimA gene encoding citramalate synthase gives MESKVYLYDTTLRDGTQGEGISLSVEDKIKIALRLDQFGIDFIEGGWPGSNPKDMAFFERIRNIPLQHAKVTAFGSTCRPNVAAAEDDNLRALIASGVKAAAIFGKSWDLHVTDALKTTLEENLRMVADSITFLKENGMTTLFLAEHFFDGYKANPRYALRVLEAAEEAGADWIVLCDTNGGSLPTEIYDIVKHVTESLRTPLGIHPHNDSGVAVANALAAVQAGAKQVQGTINGIGERCGNVNLISVIPNLQLKLGYHCISSEQLQELTQLARYVAEIANMTLPNNQPFVGHSAFAHKGGIHVSAVMRDPKTYEHIEPENIGNIRRVLVSELAGQSNLLAKMEELEIDLSLEREEAREIITRIKEREFQGYQYEGAEASLTLMLLEAAGKLKNLFTLDSFKILMEKAAVRAITSEATVKLSVNGETVHTAADGNGPVNALDNAMRKALEKYYPCIAKMHLTDYKVRVLDENGATAAKVRVLIESSYNGEKWSTVGVSTNVIEASWEALADSIRFLLWKEGCEESGNHTAAEARVGIVNH, from the coding sequence ATGGAGAGCAAGGTGTATCTGTACGATACGACCCTGCGAGATGGTACGCAGGGAGAAGGGATCAGCCTGTCGGTGGAAGACAAGATAAAGATCGCACTGCGGCTGGATCAGTTTGGTATCGATTTTATCGAGGGCGGTTGGCCAGGAAGCAACCCAAAGGATATGGCGTTTTTTGAGCGTATTCGGAATATTCCGCTCCAGCATGCAAAGGTAACCGCTTTTGGTAGTACCTGTCGTCCGAATGTGGCGGCAGCCGAAGATGACAATCTGCGGGCTCTCATTGCGAGTGGTGTAAAAGCAGCGGCTATTTTCGGTAAATCTTGGGACTTGCACGTAACGGATGCACTCAAAACGACATTGGAAGAAAACCTGCGAATGGTAGCGGACTCCATTACCTTTTTGAAAGAAAACGGAATGACGACTCTCTTTTTGGCTGAGCATTTCTTTGACGGCTACAAGGCCAACCCGCGGTACGCACTACGGGTGCTGGAAGCGGCAGAAGAAGCAGGTGCAGACTGGATCGTCCTCTGTGATACGAACGGAGGGAGCCTCCCTACTGAAATTTATGATATCGTCAAACATGTAACGGAAAGCCTCCGTACGCCATTGGGTATCCATCCGCACAACGACAGTGGGGTGGCGGTGGCCAATGCGCTCGCAGCCGTTCAGGCTGGGGCCAAGCAAGTACAAGGTACTATCAATGGAATCGGGGAACGCTGCGGAAACGTCAATCTGATCTCCGTCATTCCCAATCTCCAACTGAAGCTGGGCTATCACTGTATCAGCAGTGAGCAGCTGCAGGAGCTGACACAACTCGCTCGCTATGTCGCAGAGATTGCAAACATGACGCTGCCGAACAACCAGCCGTTTGTCGGACACAGCGCTTTCGCACACAAAGGTGGAATTCACGTCAGCGCGGTTATGCGCGATCCGAAAACGTACGAGCACATCGAGCCGGAAAACATCGGCAACATTCGTCGCGTGCTGGTTTCGGAGCTGGCGGGACAAAGCAACCTGCTTGCGAAAATGGAAGAGCTGGAGATCGATCTCTCGCTGGAGCGAGAAGAAGCACGCGAGATCATTACACGAATCAAAGAGCGTGAATTCCAAGGCTATCAATATGAAGGGGCAGAGGCTTCACTTACCCTGATGCTGTTGGAAGCAGCAGGCAAGCTGAAAAATCTGTTCACCCTGGATTCCTTCAAAATTCTGATGGAAAAAGCAGCGGTACGGGCCATCACCTCTGAGGCCACCGTAAAGCTGAGTGTAAATGGAGAAACGGTGCATACCGCCGCAGACGGCAACGGTCCGGTCAATGCGTTGGACAATGCCATGCGAAAAGCACTGGAAAAATATTATCCCTGTATTGCCAAGATGCACCTCACCGACTATAAAGTACGCGTCTTGGACGAAAACGGAGCGACAGCAGCAAAAGTACGTGTGTTGATCGAGTCATCGTACAACGGGGAAAAATGGAGTACCGTCGGCGTCTCCACAAACGTGATCGAAGCGAGCTGGGAAGCACTGGCGGATAGTATCCGTTTCCTGCTGTGGAAAGAAGGCTGTGAAGAGTCTGGTAACCACACGGCTGCAGAGGCACGTGTAGGCATTGTGAATCACTGA
- a CDS encoding DUF3656 domain-containing U32 family peptidase, producing the protein MRNGIKREDIELLAPAGNWDCLKAAVANGANAIFFGVEKFNARARAENFHMADLPEIMSYLHMYGVKGFLTFNILVFENELEDARELIDACIHAGVDAVIVQDLGLVKLIREISPDFPIHGSTQMTITSPEAVEFTKPFDIERVVLGRENSLKEIKKIGEKAKLPMEVFVHGALCVSYSGQCLTSEMWGGRSANRGECAQACRLPYDLMVDGVQKEMGNIAYVLSPKDLAAIELVPELIQAGVTSFKIEGRLKTPEYVANVVSKYRAAIDRYFDGVDTAPAEHEIRELQQSFSRGFTTGFLEGTNNKQLVDGSFPKSRGVFLGTVKKLMPSAVLVEISSPVKRGDGIVFDAGDPTQKEEGGRVYDILSRSKKVEGEVNKGLYEIVMGRNDVNLKRLHVGDRVWKTSDPELDKRLRKTFETEKPYHTFPLAVHVSGKLGEKLNVTFVDKLASHAVAVSSDMNLEAALKRPLTHELLHDQLSRLGGSIFRLEAADLTVDLDGDLIVPVSELNKMRRDAVEQLVFLRSKPPVYRHQDVNVYADVPRKQPVEKPLLTALCRSLEQLEAAAQTDVDFLYADFEFVKQYPEGVKLAHKYGKKIGIATMRIHMPDENGVLALIAKSNPDAILIRNTGALYYYLSRRDEIKIPLIGDFSLNVANHKAVELFLDAGLSRVTPSYDLNIQQMVDLLSRSNASNMELVIHQHMPMFHTEHCVYCTFLSEGTDHTNCGTPCETSRVSLKDRVGFSHPIRVDTGCRNTVYNAIDQSGAEYLKEFRSLDVGSYRIEFLEEEPERVKEVISLYRKALRGEVSGTQVWRTLKATNQLGVTRGQLTK; encoded by the coding sequence ATGCGAAATGGTATCAAGCGTGAAGATATTGAGCTGTTGGCCCCAGCAGGCAACTGGGACTGTTTGAAAGCTGCTGTCGCCAATGGAGCCAATGCCATCTTTTTCGGAGTCGAAAAGTTCAACGCCCGTGCGCGTGCCGAGAACTTCCATATGGCAGATTTGCCTGAGATTATGTCTTATTTGCACATGTACGGAGTGAAAGGGTTTCTGACCTTTAATATTCTGGTGTTTGAAAACGAACTGGAGGATGCTCGCGAGCTGATCGACGCCTGTATCCACGCCGGGGTCGATGCCGTCATCGTACAGGACCTCGGACTCGTCAAGCTCATCCGGGAGATCTCCCCTGACTTCCCGATCCACGGCTCCACCCAAATGACAATCACGTCACCGGAAGCCGTAGAGTTTACCAAGCCGTTTGATATTGAGCGCGTAGTACTCGGTCGGGAGAACTCCTTGAAGGAAATCAAAAAAATTGGTGAAAAAGCCAAGCTGCCGATGGAAGTATTCGTCCATGGTGCTCTGTGCGTTTCCTACTCGGGCCAATGTCTGACTTCTGAGATGTGGGGCGGTCGATCTGCCAACCGCGGAGAATGCGCGCAGGCTTGTCGTTTGCCGTATGACCTAATGGTGGATGGCGTGCAAAAGGAAATGGGCAACATCGCCTACGTCCTCTCCCCGAAAGATTTGGCTGCAATTGAATTGGTGCCAGAATTGATTCAAGCAGGCGTAACTTCTTTTAAAATCGAAGGCCGTCTGAAAACGCCAGAGTACGTAGCGAATGTCGTCAGCAAATATCGCGCTGCCATCGACCGCTATTTCGACGGTGTGGACACAGCCCCAGCCGAGCACGAGATCCGCGAGCTGCAGCAAAGCTTCTCACGCGGTTTCACGACCGGCTTTTTGGAAGGTACGAATAACAAACAATTGGTGGACGGCTCTTTCCCGAAAAGCCGCGGTGTCTTCCTCGGTACCGTCAAAAAATTGATGCCGAGTGCCGTTCTCGTAGAAATTTCCTCTCCTGTCAAACGCGGTGACGGAATCGTGTTCGACGCTGGAGATCCGACTCAAAAAGAAGAAGGCGGACGCGTTTACGACATCCTTTCCCGCAGCAAGAAGGTCGAGGGTGAAGTAAACAAAGGCCTTTATGAAATCGTCATGGGTCGCAACGACGTCAACCTGAAGCGTCTGCACGTAGGTGACCGCGTATGGAAAACCAGCGATCCTGAGCTGGACAAACGTCTGCGCAAAACCTTTGAGACGGAAAAGCCATACCATACATTCCCATTGGCCGTTCACGTGAGTGGTAAGCTGGGTGAAAAGCTAAACGTCACTTTTGTTGACAAGCTCGCATCCCATGCAGTAGCAGTCTCCTCTGACATGAATCTGGAGGCGGCACTGAAGCGCCCACTGACCCATGAGCTGCTCCACGATCAACTGAGCAGATTGGGCGGAAGCATTTTCCGATTGGAAGCCGCAGATTTAACAGTCGATCTCGATGGTGATCTGATCGTCCCTGTCAGTGAACTGAACAAAATGCGCCGAGACGCTGTCGAACAGCTCGTGTTCTTGCGTTCCAAGCCACCTGTTTACCGTCATCAGGACGTCAACGTCTATGCGGATGTACCACGTAAACAGCCTGTGGAAAAACCGCTCCTGACTGCCCTGTGCCGTTCTCTGGAGCAGCTGGAAGCAGCCGCGCAGACGGATGTGGATTTCCTGTACGCAGACTTCGAGTTCGTCAAACAATATCCGGAAGGCGTCAAGCTGGCGCACAAGTACGGTAAAAAAATCGGGATCGCGACCATGCGGATCCATATGCCGGATGAAAACGGCGTACTTGCCTTGATCGCGAAAAGCAATCCAGATGCCATCCTGATCCGCAATACGGGCGCACTCTATTACTACCTGTCGCGCCGTGATGAAATCAAGATTCCGCTGATCGGAGACTTCTCTCTCAACGTTGCGAACCATAAAGCTGTTGAGTTGTTCCTGGATGCTGGGCTGTCCCGCGTGACTCCGTCCTACGATCTGAACATCCAACAGATGGTCGATTTGCTCAGCCGTTCCAATGCTTCCAACATGGAGCTCGTCATCCATCAGCACATGCCGATGTTCCATACCGAGCATTGCGTATACTGCACCTTCCTCAGCGAAGGAACGGATCATACGAACTGCGGGACGCCTTGTGAAACATCACGCGTCTCCCTCAAAGACCGCGTCGGCTTCTCCCATCCGATTCGTGTGGATACCGGATGCAGAAACACGGTGTACAACGCCATTGACCAATCCGGTGCCGAGTACTTGAAAGAATTTCGCTCCCTCGATGTAGGCAGCTATCGAATCGAGTTCCTCGAAGAAGAGCCGGAACGTGTAAAGGAAGTCATCAGCCTCTATCGCAAAGCCTTGCGAGGAGAAGTAAGTGGTACCCAAGTATGGCGCACCCTGAAAGCGACCAACCAATTGGGCGTTACACGTGGCCAACTGACCAAATAA
- a CDS encoding helix-turn-helix transcriptional regulator: MNQQTRLQVLSAFLKTQRAKILPQSVGLSPGTRRRTPGLRREEVAHLAGVSSTWYTWLEQGRDIKVSPSVLDAVAKALQLTVDERKYLYALALETGTGVILQEEPQPQISPSLQRILKELRACPTIISDRRFHIVGWNEAAAHVFLDFEQIPYEQRNLIRLLFTRKELQRLAVNWEHFVSGFLAIFRAYYGQFVEDEWYEQFLQEMKGLHPDFQKLWEESRVSSAPEVLVEFRHAKAGKMLFHLTSLQVQGDVDLRCSIYTPDPLSATETKLTQLMGSYK; this comes from the coding sequence ATGAACCAGCAAACGAGACTTCAGGTATTATCCGCCTTTTTAAAAACCCAGCGAGCCAAGATTCTCCCCCAATCAGTCGGACTTAGTCCTGGTACGCGCAGGCGAACACCTGGTTTACGCAGGGAAGAAGTCGCTCATTTGGCCGGGGTCAGCTCTACCTGGTACACCTGGCTCGAGCAAGGGCGAGACATCAAAGTATCTCCATCTGTATTGGATGCAGTAGCAAAAGCCTTGCAACTGACTGTCGATGAACGCAAATATTTGTACGCGCTCGCCTTGGAAACAGGTACGGGGGTCATTTTGCAGGAGGAGCCACAGCCACAAATCAGTCCGTCCCTTCAGCGCATATTGAAAGAGCTGCGCGCATGTCCTACGATCATCTCTGACAGACGCTTCCATATCGTGGGGTGGAACGAAGCAGCTGCGCACGTCTTTCTGGATTTTGAACAAATCCCCTACGAGCAACGGAATTTGATCCGCCTGCTCTTTACGAGAAAGGAGTTGCAGCGCCTGGCTGTCAACTGGGAGCACTTCGTCAGTGGCTTCCTTGCCATTTTCCGGGCGTATTATGGGCAATTTGTGGAGGATGAGTGGTATGAACAATTTTTGCAGGAGATGAAGGGGCTGCATCCCGATTTTCAAAAGCTGTGGGAGGAGAGCCGAGTGAGCTCTGCCCCAGAGGTCTTGGTCGAATTTCGGCATGCGAAGGCAGGCAAGATGCTGTTTCACCTCACTTCGCTCCAAGTCCAGGGGGATGTCGACCTGCGTTGCAGCATCTACACGCCTGACCCGCTCTCTGCTACAGAAACCAAGCTGACCCAGCTCATGGGTTCGTACAAATAA
- the fabF gene encoding beta-ketoacyl-ACP synthase II has translation MEKVVITGLGVISPLGNQVDPFWEGLTTGKSGVSLIDAFDTSKHKTKMAGSVRDFDAEGRFGRKEARRMDRFCQFALAAAEQAWEDAGLQLEQVDHERLGVYVGSGIGGVGTLLDQSAVLQERGPDRVSPLLVPMMIPNMAAAMISIKYGAHGPTLAPVTACSIGNTAIGEAFRLIKMGGADVVFAGGSEAAITEVSLASFGNATALSARNDDPERASRPFDAKRDGFVMAEGAGIVILESLSHALRRGAHIYAEVIGYGASSDAYHMVATHPEGYGPYLAMKWALQEANLQPQEVDLISAHATSTEIGDRSETVAIKRLFGDAASRVPVTANKSMTGHMLGASGGVEAVALIKSLQEGIIPPTINLEEPDPICDLDYVPNLARKAQLSVGISNSFGFGGHNAVIVLKKYENA, from the coding sequence ATGGAAAAGGTCGTCATCACAGGATTGGGCGTCATTTCACCGCTGGGCAATCAGGTTGATCCGTTTTGGGAAGGCTTGACTACAGGGAAATCGGGAGTTTCATTAATCGATGCATTTGATACATCGAAACATAAAACAAAAATGGCTGGGAGCGTTCGCGATTTTGATGCAGAAGGTCGTTTTGGTCGCAAGGAAGCGCGTCGGATGGATCGCTTCTGTCAGTTTGCTCTGGCAGCTGCGGAACAAGCGTGGGAAGATGCCGGATTGCAGCTAGAACAGGTGGATCATGAGCGTCTCGGAGTCTATGTGGGCTCGGGCATAGGAGGAGTAGGGACCTTGCTCGATCAAAGTGCGGTTCTGCAGGAAAGAGGACCGGATCGAGTGAGCCCACTGCTGGTGCCAATGATGATTCCAAATATGGCCGCTGCCATGATCAGCATCAAGTACGGGGCTCACGGACCGACGTTGGCACCGGTGACCGCTTGCTCCATCGGAAATACGGCTATAGGTGAAGCATTTCGGTTGATCAAAATGGGTGGTGCCGATGTGGTGTTTGCCGGAGGTTCGGAGGCTGCCATCACAGAGGTATCACTGGCGAGCTTTGGCAATGCGACTGCGTTGTCTGCACGAAATGATGATCCCGAACGAGCGAGCCGACCGTTTGATGCGAAGCGAGATGGATTTGTCATGGCGGAAGGAGCGGGGATCGTGATTCTGGAGTCGCTGTCCCATGCGCTGCGCCGAGGTGCACACATCTATGCCGAAGTGATCGGCTATGGTGCCAGCTCAGATGCTTATCATATGGTTGCGACTCATCCGGAAGGGTATGGTCCGTATCTGGCGATGAAGTGGGCTCTGCAGGAAGCAAATCTGCAGCCACAAGAGGTGGATCTCATCAGTGCACATGCTACCAGCACGGAGATCGGTGACCGTTCGGAGACAGTTGCGATCAAGCGATTGTTTGGCGATGCTGCTTCGCGCGTTCCCGTAACGGCGAATAAATCGATGACGGGACATATGCTCGGAGCTTCTGGTGGAGTAGAGGCAGTAGCTTTGATCAAGAGCTTGCAGGAAGGCATCATTCCACCAACGATCAACCTAGAGGAACCGGATCCGATCTGTGATCTGGATTACGTGCCAAATCTCGCTAGAAAGGCTCAGCTCTCAGTCGGCATCTCCAATTCGTTTGGCTTCGGCGGGCATAATGCGGTGATCGTCTTGAAAAAATACGAAAACGCATAA